Within Astyanax mexicanus isolate ESR-SI-001 chromosome 2, AstMex3_surface, whole genome shotgun sequence, the genomic segment CAGTATTTCTGTCTCCAATGTAATTGTTTCTAGTGAATCTTAAACCCATAGGGCACAAACATAAAAAGAAGAAGGAAGTCAAACAGGCATTCATGTGTATGAAAATATCTCCCCAGTGCACAACTAATGGATCATATGAAAGAGCCAGTAGATTAAGCATTTACCCTGAAACTGGTGAGAAGCAGATAAAATGGGCCTTATTTAAAATCGTTGAATCATTGTTAACAATTATGAGTAGGTTTGGATGTAAATAGATGAACCTGACATACCTGAACCACAACATCCCTTCGTTCTCAAGACATATATCATATTATCATCTCGTTTACTATCATCTAGTTTACTGGATCATCATCTTTTGAGCTTTGTCACTTTCTACTGTGGCTTATTTATTACAGTTAGAATTTCTGTGCAAGTGAAGGTATCCACCAATCAGATTACACCATAGTTGAAATACAATATGCTTTAGCCCTGGTACTGGAGTACCTCCTGCCCTCCAAATTGCAGTAAATTCGATTGTAGGCTTCCAACACATCTAAACTTACAAACGAATGTGGActgagtttcccaaaagcattttAGAACAAAAATGATTCTTAAATGATCAGGCAAGCAACACACTAAGCATTGACTCTACCAGATCATTTTAGCCCAAGGAGGAGGTTTACCCAGGGAATTAGCATGCATTTATAGATTGATCAGAAACTTTTTATACCATACCTGTCATTTAAATAAGTTTTCAGTCATTTGAGATGGAATTTTGCATATTATGTCCATTTTACTTGGCATAAACACCGGTCTCATCAAAACTGTCCCAATCTGTCTGTCAAAAATGTAGAGTAATGGTTTATTTTCTACAATGGGACAATGTTTGTCTGTGATgggtagggttgcaacggtatgagattttcacggtatgataaccgtctcagaaaataccgcggtatcacagtttgttacatatattattaaactgacccttaaagaaattacaacaaaggttttttgttcaattaactatttattgtagaaacctggaacaactatatagataatgtctccttaaaaaaaataaactgtacaccattaggtgaaggaaaccaggtttttccactactcttaaggtcattaagggtgtatataaatataaatataaatatatatatatatatatatatatatatatatatatatacacacacacacacacacacacacacacacgtgtcacacattacatgtcctctaagaagtaaagatcctgtgtttaaactattcagtacaattatttaagtttaaattatttaatatctgataaactgagcctgggtcagtgtctgatcaacaactgttgtaaacgtccgttttactgccaagttggtatataaccagatactgcagaaagaggggatttatttctgacatgatcctcacaatagagatttctattttaaggctttcacacagagtctggttttaacacatgaaaaacaggcacgtcagaatttgaaaatgaacgcatgtaaatgaatggcgtctttcacatccagtccggcgagcacctttacacggacacgtgaatccgttgtagcacgcacttcacgcctgtacctgtgtgcccaaatttcggataactcagcgcttttgcgggcgcttaccgcatgggttgtgcacgactacaaagaggttttatttatgttcagattaaaattataaactaaacacatactttgcgctgctcggcggggtggtgttcttggagatgggagaacaggtttgacgtatgtccacctttagctgtgactttacggccacattgattataaatcggatacccatcctcgggtgcgttcggcgggtctctgaaatagtcccacactgctgattttagtttagcctttttttaggcggacggagatttgtttagtctgatgcactttctgctgttctcaccgctgtgtgctgagcagctgaagcggagcagagttgcgcatgcgcgggtgagtttctccgctggcttgcgttttaccggtaataagcaaacacacacggtatgataaccgtgcattttaataccatggtataccgtgaaaccggttaccgctgcaaccctagtgatGGGACAATAATTATTGCAATTTGTTACACCATGGTTCCAGAGAAGCATAATATCTTTGCACTTTGTGACTGTACTTTGTGGTTTGAATAATCAAATCGTAATTGAATCATAATGCATCAGATCAGATTTGAACGTGTCTTTTGCATTCACTTACAACCCAACAAGCAAAGACCATGTCAAATCCAGAGTGAAGGATGTACAAAGGTGCAAGCAGAgcacaaaatattatttttaagatgcttttgggaatcTGGGCCCAGCTCCTGAACAAGCCGTGCCTGAGCAGAAGTAGCAGGAGTGTGAGAGCAGATATAAAAAACAAGGGATACCCCAGAATCAGTACTAGGAACCTGGGTCTTAACTAGGGAATCCTAAGTATCTTTAAACTTGAACAGAAACAACTTTCAAAAGGACACCCTTGACAAAGTGTCTgatgtatatataatttatacagtaCGTATCTGTTTGTATCTGAGTGGATCTTCATTTACTGAAAGAGAAAGCTCTTTGTATAAACATGCAGTGTTGCGGTAAGCCAGGCCTTATCATTTGCCATTCTTGAGTGCCCCAGCGAAATGCTTATCTCCTACGATGAGCCTGACAAGAGGAAAACCCTCTTAAGGGGGAGATTATGTACTCAAATCCCAGCTCTGCACGTATGTACATCGTCTTAAAGCAGCTTTACTCGTCTGTAAGACTGCAGTGTCATTAATAATGGCACGTTTTAGTGTCCATTTGTTTTCATGCTATGCTTGTCCGGTTACAAATGACTTCAAAATGATCTTCTTTGGGGTGGGTGGGGATCCAATGTGGGACTGACGCTAGGCCTGATGGGTAGGGTAACAGGCTAGGCCAGCTGAAGAAAAGGGAAATTCTGAAAGAAGAGACACTTACGAGGCAAATTATTCAATATTCTTGATATAGtagtgattttgctatttatattataGCCATGCTTCATTCTAGACTTATAGTTTATATTCGTTTAAGGAAGAAAACAGAATGTGATTGGGTGATTAGTGGAACTTAAAACTATTAACCATTATCAATGGAAATAATGGGTTCATTGCGCTGTTTTGCTGCATTTACATCACAGCAGAGTGATGCAATATTCAATTCTTCTCCTGTTTAGTTTTATGAAGATCGGTGGCTGTTGAATTTGGAATACTATGGAAGCAACTGTGGAGAAAAAGAAGCTAGGAGAACCAGCAAGCACTTGGTGCTAATTTAATGTTAGTAAGATGATGTACTCTAACATTAAACAGTGAATAAAGTTAAAATAGGGTGGATGATGTAATGAATACCAATAAATGCCTTTGTGGTTCCTGTTAAAGAAGCCCAACTGGAAATCAGAAGGCTTTGTCCAcaggttccatgttggccccacatacTGTATAGATATCAGTAGGGGTTAAACATGAGTCCCAACTGGGTTCTACTTGATAGGGCCCATGTAAGATTAAGTGAAGCTCAACTGGATCCCAGTTACAACACTTGTGCCAACCCACTCAGAGACCAACTGGAACCAACATTTCCCATTTCACCCATCATGATCATGTTGGTTAGATTAATCCTACTGTGTATATGATCTGAGCATTAAGCTGCACCATCATTAGCTGTTAGAATTTTCGGCCAAACATAATATACGATTTGATTACCAAACTTTGGGTGCCACTTTTCTTTAGAACCCCGTCTAGACAGGCAGTATTATCACATTTTAGACACAGCCAATATTCAGTATTTTCTGTCAGATTTAGGAACAATATAAGAAGAATTATGCCTGGACAGTTTAAAAGTGGTGTCCACTCATGTAGGTAAGCACTTCGTTTTGCTGGGATGTAAAAAATGCAACATTTGGCTACAGATATTCTTGCTGTTAACTATGCGTTTGCGTTCGTTTGATGGATTGCTACACATAGTTTGCATCCATTTGGTATGACTGTTTTGGCCACAACAGGAATGCTGTGATGGTAGAATGCAATTGAACCACATGTCCCACAATCCAATTGTACGTCATGACATACCTCATCTGTTTTCTCACTTTTGGCCGGCTGTACACTTTCCATTGCAATAAGTGACACGTAAGAGAAAGCTAACGCTGAAATATTTAAGCCAGAATCAGGTCTGCTATCTGAGTAATGTCCAGTGATAAAACTGAGATCTCCtgttgtttattatattattattattattaatatcattgtATTATTATAGCTTCTGGTGTTGCTGTGGACTGAGTTATTCATTATAGCCCATTTACCCACATGCATCGTGTTCTCATTGTGCACAAGTAGAGGagtgatataaaaatatatatttcttagttATTCCATGCATTTCTGTGATATACATATACGTCTTCAAAGCAAATGACAACACCTCTGCTGTGAATTCTGCTTTTTTTCCCCAGACATGGTAGCGATACTGACACGAGCACAGTATCACTGAAAGCATCTTCTTCTATTGAGCAATACTGTGGTAATGAGGATACATATCTAGCTTCAGATGTATCCTGAGTATTTGGTCGTCAGTTGCTGCAGCTGATCCCAGGATCCTGATGGTAAGAAGTGAAAGGAGTGTGATATGTCctgtgtttgactgtgtgtgtgtgtgtgtgtaaagaagcTTGAGCAAGGCACATTGTTTCGCCATGTAACGCTGTAATCCGGTAGCTTAATGGCATCGCATGTTTCAATGTAAGTTTTTGTCAatcgtgtctctctctctctgtctttctctcgttTGTGTCTTTGTTAGAGTTTGCTTTGATAATGACTtcaataaataacacaaatatcTTTATCATATAGACATGTGTGGacaacttttatactttataacttaaataataatttatatttatatatgtacagcGCCCTCTTCTTCAGGGTACAATAGAAAGACAAAAGGAGTACTGAGTATTTATGCAGTACAGGATACAGGATTTCGCACCTGttcttttctcatgtttttttttgttgttttatttattttacgtcCTGCGTCGTTTGCGCGAAAGTGCGCAGACGCATGCGGTGTCTATCCGTATCCAGCGCCAGCGCTGCATGTTTTCGTACTCGGTGAGGGCGCGTACGAACGTCTGCGACGTTTTGCACTGTGAGTTCCAGTGCTTGTCGTCGATGCCCTGGCAGCCACTCTTGAAGGGCCTGTTGTGCTTGCAGCTCGTCTCGTAAAAGTACTGCTTCACCGTCGACTTGATGGTTTTGATTTCAGTAAGCACTGAGACGTCAAAGCCGTGCGTGTCCACTGCAGACCTCTTGTCCGTCACCCAGCGACTCTCACTCTCGCACACTGAGAACTCTCCTCGGTAGCTCTTGTGCCCGGCGTAGCGCTTCTGCCGCGTTTTGTTGCCGCCCTCTGCGCTGCCCACGAAGTCGTCGGTGAGGTAAAGAGGCGGGGGCTGCAGGGGCGGCCGCTCGCTCAGTAGCACGCGAGGTGAGCTGTAGCGCTTGTGCTGGCGGAGAAGCTCATCGGCGACGGGCTTCTTGGCCGTGGGTCTCTGCGGGTACTCTGTCTCCGAAGGAGCGGTGGGCAGCGCCGCCTCTGGAGGCCCCTCATCTTGCCGCTGGCGAGCACGGACGATGTCAGCCTGCAGAAGCTTTAATATCAGCGTGTTGATGGGGTCCTGCGTGGGCCGCTGCCTGTTGTTGGCCATGGTGGCCGAGATGCCGTAGAGGTATGCGAGGAACATCACGTACAGCAGGATGGACATCACTAGATTCACCTGTAAGATCTgtggagagaaagaagagaaagggaTGCTGTGAGGACTGTGAGGTTTCAAGAGCATTTCATCttagtgtgtgttatgctggtatgagtggattatACACTCCaacctagctgctccaccttgtagatgtgaagtcagaaagagaaaaaaaatcatttttttgttgcacagtttgtgttggtcatcctctagccCTTTATTAGTGGTCACAGGATGTTGCTCACAAGATGCTGTTGgtagactattctcagtccagcagtgacactgaggtgtttaaaacctccagcagcacttctgtatctgatccacttataccagcaCACACACTGACATCTCATACTCCACCACCGTGCCAGTGCAgttactgcagtgctaagaatgattCACTACACAAATAATACTCtgttgctctgtggtggtcctctgGGGTCCTCACATTTGAAGAATAGGGTAAAAGGagcataataaagtatgcagagaaataaaAGGACTACTGTTATGACcaacattatttacattatttaaggtacAAGAACCAAACCAACCCAGTGCTCATccttacttacaagataacacctcccaaATTACACAGCTGTGGGTGTTTCAAAGCCGTCCCCTGATGTAacatttcatgatcaatttacatactgcaatcCCATGTCGTGTGACATTTCAgtgtatacaaaatatttatatttacttataaagatgtgttgtatattatatagacaaTCATAACCTTGATAACACCATTACATTCACAAGATGAATCTATGCTTATGTCATGCATACTGCATATATTAACTACATATTCACTATGTCAACGAAATGAGTTGTTAATGGTGTGTGTCACACCTTATATGCATCATAATGAGTAATGAGACCTGTAGCACAGCAGCATGCAGTAACAGGCAGTATATCATATTCACCGCACATTACAACTGAACAGGATATCATGAGTCTTATTAAACACTAGTGCTCATGAAGAACTCCACCCATTTCTACATCATGGAAAAAGTGTCATCCCGAACACTTCCACTATCACTCAGAAGCATGCAGGCTTTTATACTGCTCTCTATCTGTATGCAAAATTTATATTACCCTATTATTACAGGATATTTAAGAAGAAAATGATCTGTATACCTCAGACTCATATTTTATAACATAGAATAAACATCAGATGTAAAAAGTAAGATATTTTTCAGTTTCATAAAAAACACTAACTtgatttagaattagaattagaacttAATGGCAGTAACAGCAATCTAAAAAAAGTTGGAGTGGGGCAGAAAAAGACTGGAAAATGAAGTGATACAAAAAGAGAAATTTGCAGCTAGCTAAcacatgactgggtataaaagAGTCTCTTAAAAATGCATCTAATAATTGAGGAAAAATTATAGAATAGTTTCTTTAACAACTAATTGCAAAGACCTTGGATTTCCCACCATCTATAGCATAAAAAATAGAGAAACTGTAGAAATCACTGTGTGGGGACAAGGGACAAGGCTGGCAGCTTTGGAtactggtgatctttgggccctcaggcggCACTGCATTTCATTGTGAATTAAATATGGCTCTACAAAATCggcaaattatttattttgtttttacttacatgtatttacattttacacattgcctcaactttttttttagaattagcaGTAATAAATAACatcaaattactttattttttcaacagcatgttttattatttgaaatttctcaatttttatgTTCATGAACTAGTTCCACAAGAAAGTTGGAAGAGTTGCTGGTGATGTAGCaaactttgtttctttctttaatttaaacCACCAAAAAGCTGACCTTACCCAAGTTCAGCATCCAGGAACAGGCctgaattattattatagctgCACAAGGACGTCACACCATATTCGCTAATCACAGATGTCTAGTATTGGATCATTtccaatattctatttttttgtctacttgtttgatttggttctgcTTTTCTACTTTTAGAATCCGATTATAATTTTAGAAAATTTATCAGTGTAACCAAATGAGGTCAccataaataattcagcatgttagCACTAAAGGTCAAACacacttttattaaattttattcttCGCTAATATTGTCACTGTGTCATTGTCCAGGGTGGAAATACACAAAATATGATTTCCGCGTAGTCGAGCCTTTTTAATATgacaaatatgataaataataacCCTTGGCCTTTTTTAATATGACAAATATGATGAATAAAAACCATTGGCCTTCTTTTTACGTAATAAGACACCAAAAGTCACTCTGGTATTCCGTTAATGACCCATAGTTGGGACTAGCTGTTGTATAACAGTGTACGTTTAAGCATTTTTTTGGCAGggagagtgtgtgcagtgtttagAGTTGATTGAAACCAGACCGCTGCTGCTGACTTCCTCCGCCGGCGGGTCATAGTGCTGGGTGTCATCAACTCGGCCTGCTCGGACAAGGAGCAGGACACGGTCAGCTGCTAATTCGTCCCACATAACTGACCTGAGTGGTTTTCATAGCACATTTGTTCCTCAAGGCTTTCAGCTGTTTGTTTCCAGTATGAATTACTGCAAACCCTGCATCAGATTATGAAGGATAAAGAGCGGGAGATCTGTGGGAGGACTGAACTGTAGTGACAAGTGAGAAATGACTTGAATGCAACTTATCCTGATCAGTGGAGAATGGCACTAAACTCAAATCCCCAGATGAAAAGGTGTGAGCTGGGCTAATGATGATGCTGAAGGGTTGAGACAGAGGTGTTGCGAGCTGCAGATGGTACATCAAAGCACTATTTGGCCTGGCACACTGCAGGCCACACTGATGACTGATGAGACTGAGTGCACGCTGCTCTCCCAGGCCTCGGAGAAGACCCATGTGTTTGCATCTCCTTTCACTAGTGCATGCCTCGTTCCCCCTCAGTGCCAGCTCCATGCTTTACAGCTTTAACTGTGTGGAAAGATGGAGGCGTtaatgagtgccgttatcagtcagtaatgcactataaccgaaGCTCTCTACACAGGTAacatagcaacgatgcagcgcttaccagccacacagagcagctacaaacagagcagcaatggaactattttaactcacagagcgtttataaccaaacattatattttctcgtcctctttaactcaaattcTTTCAGTAAACAACAATAATGGGACTGTGATATAATCGTAATAATACATTGCTTAATTATAAATGTAGcactaaaagtgttgatttaacattagTACATTTACTATATAGTTGTATTAATAGGTGGTGCAGTGGTGGTATAGAATAATCCATTACTGGTCCCTGCAAGTCAAATAAGTGCATGTGTACAACATCTGTACATACTTAACAACCCTACTGTTTACAAACTGGGGCAGTGGTGACCGGATTCACAGTACTGGAGCAGTGGTGGCTCTAACAGTGGTTAGAGCACGGGTATATTGATGACAGGGTTATGGGTTTGACAAATCACCACAGTTAACCAACACTGCTCCCCGGAGACAACAGTGATGACTGCCCACTGCTGCCAGCACCTGTGCTCACTTCATCACTGCGTGTGCTCtcgagtgtgtatgtgtttgttcactgcacagatgggttaaagaCAGAGACCATCTGtgtgtccaatgcagattctctATAGTTTTGTGCTGGGATTGGGGGGCAACTACATTCTTGGGAGGTCATAGGCTAACCCTGACCAACAAAGTCAGTAACAGAAAGAGTTTTGAGAGCCTGTAGTGTTTTTAGCGTTGTAAATATCGTTGTCAGTCTTGTCCGGATTCACAGTGGacagtttgtgtgtatgtgttttttaaccCTGGTGATTGGGGGGAGGGTTTGACCCCATTAACAGTCAATAAGCACCGCATATTAAGCTCTTTGGCAGGGTGGCTACTGACATGATGGGCAACTCATTACAATCACTGGAAGGACAATTCAAAGAGGGGCAgtgcatgcgcacacacacacaatggcaaAGTCACCTTACAAGCAGTGGTATAGAAAATTAGACTGGAGCTGCAGCAAAACTTTATAGCCTCAGCAATTACATTTTAGAGCATTATCTACTCGTTTCGCATTTAAAGCGTATGCCCTAGTGTCCCAATTAACGTGACcatattttgttttacaaaaagaggacactcattttcaaaaaatcctttttttttttgcagatgcaGCTACTGACAcgcaaagctttttaactgtctcgcggagctttttcaCTGTCGCatgcagcaacaggacagggaaagtttttgctcttactgcctctccctattaggctacagaggggcatgtagtgtcgtgttacagtgtcaaatcgtgaccccaagaatcgattctgaatcgaattgtgggattcccaaagattcacagccctagatTCATAGATTCACGGAGCAGCTGCATcaaagccttacatcaccaagcaCAAGGCAAAGCTTTGGATGCAATGGTGTAAAGCATGCAGCCACTGGACTCTGGAGCAGTGGAGACATGTTCTCTTAAATGATAAATCATGCTTTGCATGTCCTTCTGGC encodes:
- the ntf3 gene encoding neurotrophin-3, producing the protein MVTFITILQVNLVMSILLYVMFLAYLYGISATMANNRQRPTQDPINTLILKLLQADIVRARQRQDEGPPEAALPTAPSETEYPQRPTAKKPVADELLRQHKRYSSPRVLLSERPPLQPPPLYLTDDFVGSAEGGNKTRQKRYAGHKSYRGEFSVCESESRWVTDKRSAVDTHGFDVSVLTEIKTIKSTVKQYFYETSCKHNRPFKSGCQGIDDKHWNSQCKTSQTFVRALTEYENMQRWRWIRIDTACVCALSRKRRRT